In Candidatus Gastranaerophilales bacterium, a single genomic region encodes these proteins:
- a CDS encoding GAF domain-containing sensor histidine kinase, producing MNFFKKSENNDRLVQNLQNTILENQEQLARYINKFLQNEEKWKQINYLVKNINSTLEISELTDVISTQLEKLVGSELCSIYGLNEDKHILERKYVNAPISNECVQYIDDYVFEKNKEIKCYINSDLESQRINMREFIKNGLNSSYVVEPIYTENSLSAVIFLYKKGNWANEEEKNILQLVVENISMSLRNSKLYEKLKQANKNQVEFIAGLSHEFKTPLNTIIGFSELLQNSSQLNQSEIDKYAQNIYNCSKHLLRLMIDIQDASIAESGNINLNFEKFNTKTIINDIVDEFESLMTKKV from the coding sequence ATGAACTTCTTCAAAAAATCCGAAAATAATGATAGGTTAGTCCAAAATTTACAAAACACAATTTTAGAAAATCAAGAGCAACTTGCACGTTACATTAATAAATTTCTTCAAAATGAAGAAAAATGGAAACAAATTAATTATTTAGTTAAAAATATAAATTCTACTCTTGAAATTTCGGAATTGACTGATGTAATAAGTACTCAACTCGAAAAATTGGTTGGCTCGGAGTTGTGTAGTATATATGGACTTAACGAAGATAAGCATATTTTAGAACGTAAATATGTTAATGCTCCTATATCCAATGAATGTGTTCAATATATTGATGATTATGTTTTTGAGAAGAACAAAGAAATAAAATGTTATATTAATTCTGATTTAGAATCTCAAAGAATAAATATGAGAGAATTTATAAAAAACGGTTTAAATTCTTCTTATGTTGTTGAACCCATTTATACGGAAAATAGCTTGTCCGCCGTTATTTTCTTATATAAAAAAGGCAATTGGGCTAATGAAGAAGAAAAAAATATTTTACAGTTGGTTGTTGAAAATATTTCAATGTCTTTGCGAAATTCTAAATTATATGAAAAATTAAAGCAAGCAAATAAGAACCAAGTTGAGTTTATTGCAGGGCTTTCTCATGAATTTAAAACTCCGTTGAATACAATAATTGGATTTTCTGAATTGCTCCAAAATTCATCGCAGCTTAATCAATCTGAAATAGATAAATATGCTCAAAACATTTATAATTGTTCAAAGCATTTGCTTAGATTAATGATTGATATCCAAGACGCCTCTATTGCAGAGTCGGGGAATATTAATCTGAATTTTGAAAAATTTAATACCAAAACCATTATAAATGATATAGTTGACGAGTTTGAAAGCCTAATGACAAAAAAAGTTTAA
- a CDS encoding prephenate dehydrogenase/arogenate dehydrogenase family protein translates to MKIGIVALGLIGGSLLKALYKYNIEMTVVTRNNESLDKAKKYADIVSSDYEVLKNCNIVFVCTPISKTLETLDLLENILPKSAIVCDVASVKEFVMAKTRPYKFIGTHPMAGTEHSGFEYSFDGLFEGAKWVITPQKNVSQDDIAELRKIIELTGANIIEADAKSHDEAVALISHMPMLVAQSIFKAAEGNELALKLAASGFRDTTRLAMSNAQMAQDMMNFNGNNIQKACEKMVVSLNQLNNDNYKFLIEKIKTAREKMYSPEGKNIIE, encoded by the coding sequence ATGAAAATTGGTATTGTAGCATTGGGGCTTATCGGTGGCTCTCTCTTAAAAGCTTTGTATAAATATAATATTGAAATGACTGTGGTTACAAGAAATAATGAATCTCTTGATAAAGCAAAAAAATATGCAGATATTGTTTCTTCTGATTATGAAGTTTTGAAAAATTGTAATATCGTTTTTGTTTGCACTCCCATTTCTAAAACCTTGGAAACATTAGACTTGCTTGAAAATATTTTGCCTAAATCTGCTATCGTCTGTGATGTTGCCAGTGTCAAAGAGTTTGTTATGGCAAAAACAAGACCTTATAAATTTATCGGTACTCATCCGATGGCAGGCACTGAACATTCCGGCTTTGAATATTCTTTTGATGGTCTGTTTGAGGGTGCTAAATGGGTTATCACTCCACAAAAAAATGTTTCGCAAGATGATATTGCCGAATTGAGAAAAATAATTGAACTTACAGGGGCAAATATTATTGAAGCTGATGCAAAATCTCATGACGAGGCAGTTGCATTGATTAGTCATATGCCAATGCTCGTTGCTCAATCTATATTTAAAGCCGCAGAAGGTAATGAACTTGCACTTAAACTTGCTGCGAGTGGATTTAGGGATACTACAAGGCTCGCTATGTCGAATGCTCAAATGGCACAAGATATGATGAATTTTAACGGGAATAATATTCAAAAAGCCTGTGAAAAAATGGTCGTATCTTTGAACCAACTCAATAATGATAACTATAAATTCTTGATTGAAAAAATAAAAACCGCACGAGAAAAAATGTATTCCCCTGAGGGGAAAAATATCATAGAATAA
- the gmk gene encoding guanylate kinase, translating into MQGKLFIISGSSGVGKGTLIKRFMDANPTVKFSVSATTRTPRPGETNGVNYFYISEDDFKKSINNNEFLEWAVFSEHFYGTKQSIVEDSLKNGNDIILEIDTQGAFQVKEKIKDAISIFILPPSIEILEQRLRGRHTEDEASIQLRLDFVRKELKASEKFDYKIVNDNLEEALCSLQDIYNKERNS; encoded by the coding sequence ATGCAAGGCAAATTATTTATCATCTCAGGTTCCTCCGGTGTCGGCAAAGGAACCTTAATCAAAAGATTTATGGACGCAAATCCAACAGTCAAATTCTCCGTATCTGCAACGACGAGAACCCCTCGCCCCGGCGAAACTAACGGAGTTAATTATTTTTATATTTCAGAAGATGATTTTAAAAAATCTATCAATAATAATGAATTTCTTGAATGGGCTGTCTTTAGCGAGCACTTCTATGGTACAAAACAATCAATAGTTGAAGATTCTTTGAAAAACGGCAACGATATTATTCTCGAAATCGACACACAAGGTGCTTTTCAAGTTAAAGAAAAAATCAAAGATGCCATTTCTATATTCATTTTGCCCCCATCTATTGAAATTCTCGAACAACGCTTAAGAGGAAGACACACAGAAGATGAAGCCTCTATTCAATTAAGACTTGATTTTGTCAGAAAAGAACTCAAAGCATCTGAAAAATTTGACTACAAAATAGTTAATGATAACCTTGAAGAAGCTTTATGCAGCTTGCAAGATATTTATAATAAAGAAAGAAATTCATAA
- a CDS encoding ATP-binding protein has product MELKLIDILINADSKRFMQVIYNLLSNSTKFSDIGGVIKVITYLDGNNFVFEINNHGRCIDAKHKNSLFKLFYQCSPSPRENYEGAGIGLALCKKIVMMHGGNIDFSSCKEDGTTFIFNLPINTHNVVIK; this is encoded by the coding sequence TTGGAACTTAAATTAATCGATATTTTGATAAATGCAGATTCAAAACGGTTTATGCAAGTAATATATAATCTATTAAGTAATTCAACAAAGTTCTCCGATATAGGTGGAGTTATAAAAGTCATAACATATTTAGACGGAAACAATTTTGTATTTGAGATAAATAATCATGGTCGTTGTATTGATGCAAAACACAAAAATAGTCTATTTAAGTTGTTTTATCAATGTTCTCCTTCGCCCAGAGAAAATTATGAGGGTGCGGGGATAGGGTTAGCATTGTGCAAAAAGATTGTTATGATGCACGGTGGAAACATTGATTTTTCTTCCTGCAAAGAAGATGGCACGACATTTATATTCAATCTTCCTATTAATACTCATAACGTAGTGATAAAATAA
- the coaBC gene encoding bifunctional phosphopantothenoylcysteine decarboxylase/phosphopantothenate--cysteine ligase CoaBC, with product MLTGKNILIGITGAIAAYKTIELIRLFKKANANVKVVVTENAYKFVTKTTLQSLSQNEVFCNQYDFEDFKPEHISLAEEADVFLICPASANTISKIANGICDNLLTSIFCAFKKTTILAPCMNTGMWENTFIQENIKKLTANGTTIIEPQTGFLACGTEGKGRLADIDTIFESVKNILTIKKKLIGKKIIITAGGTKENIDPVRYIGNYSSGKMGLALADSAFEQGAEVTLISTFDINKPYNVIKAENADKMLKEVSNAMKTADSLIMAAAVSDYKVKDEAQNKIKKDNNEKIILELVQNPDILANSAKNKTPNQLVVGFCAESENLIENAKTKIDKKQCDFIIANDISQKDIGFSSDENEVYIIDKKKNITHIDKNSKKIIAEKIIEVIYG from the coding sequence ATGCTTACGGGAAAAAACATCCTCATCGGAATAACAGGTGCAATAGCCGCTTATAAAACAATCGAATTAATAAGACTGTTTAAAAAAGCGAACGCAAACGTGAAAGTTGTTGTCACAGAAAACGCCTATAAATTTGTAACTAAAACAACTCTTCAATCCTTGAGTCAAAACGAGGTCTTCTGTAACCAATATGACTTCGAAGACTTTAAACCCGAGCACATCTCCCTTGCGGAGGAAGCTGACGTATTTTTAATTTGCCCAGCCAGTGCAAATACCATCTCCAAAATCGCAAACGGGATTTGTGACAATCTTTTGACTTCAATATTTTGTGCATTTAAAAAAACAACCATTTTGGCCCCTTGTATGAATACTGGGATGTGGGAAAACACTTTCATCCAAGAAAATATAAAAAAACTGACAGCTAACGGCACAACGATAATAGAGCCCCAAACCGGCTTTCTTGCCTGCGGAACCGAAGGAAAAGGCAGACTTGCCGATATAGACACTATTTTTGAATCTGTTAAAAATATCTTAACAATAAAAAAAAAGCTCATAGGTAAAAAAATCATAATAACTGCAGGTGGCACAAAAGAAAATATTGACCCCGTAAGATACATCGGAAATTATAGTTCAGGCAAAATGGGGCTGGCTCTTGCAGACTCCGCATTTGAACAAGGTGCGGAAGTTACTCTGATAAGCACTTTCGACATAAATAAACCTTACAATGTTATCAAAGCTGAAAATGCTGACAAAATGCTTAAAGAAGTGTCTAATGCCATGAAAACAGCTGATTCCTTGATAATGGCTGCCGCCGTCTCTGATTATAAAGTCAAAGATGAAGCTCAAAACAAAATAAAAAAAGATAACAATGAAAAAATCATACTTGAATTGGTTCAAAATCCTGATATCCTTGCGAACTCGGCTAAAAATAAAACCCCAAATCAACTTGTCGTAGGATTTTGTGCCGAAAGTGAAAATTTGATTGAAAATGCAAAAACTAAAATTGACAAAAAACAATGTGATTTTATAATTGCAAACGATATATCTCAAAAAGATATAGGATTTTCTTCTGACGAAAACGAAGTTTATATAATTGATAAGAAAAAAAATATAACCCACATTGACAAAAACTCAAAAAAAATAATCGCTGAAAAAATTATCGAGGTAATATATGGCTAA